Proteins encoded in a region of the Clostridia bacterium genome:
- a CDS encoding YaaL family protein produces MSGKGRDRPERGSGADAGPELIQHLVDAYEEWQAAQRFFSEVAEQEMVEWATFYLKACEERYRYLWRKARQAGLRVPVLVRRGWA; encoded by the coding sequence ATGTCTGGCAAGGGTCGTGATCGGCCCGAACGGGGTAGCGGCGCGGATGCCGGCCCGGAACTGATCCAACATCTGGTCGACGCCTACGAGGAGTGGCAGGCAGCCCAACGCTTCTTCTCCGAGGTTGCCGAGCAGGAAATGGTGGAGTGGGCGACGTTTTACCTGAAGGCGTGCGAGGAACGCTACCGCTACTTGTGGCGTAAGGCCCGGCAGGCCGGGCTGCGCGTCCCGGTGCTGGTTCGGAGGGGATGGGCGTGA
- the recR gene encoding recombination mediator RecR, with the protein MWYYAEPLARLIEALHRLPGIGPKSAQRLAFYLLGCSEEEALALARAITEARAKIRPCSVCAHLTDIDPCSFCRDLARDRSTICVVEQPRDVVAIERTGEFRGLYHVLHGALSPLDGIGPEELRIAQLIKRLQGGEVREVILATNPNPEGEATALYIARLCRQLGIRVTRLAHGLPVGGDLEYADELTLGRALAGRQELV; encoded by the coding sequence ATGTGGTATTATGCCGAGCCTCTGGCCCGCCTGATTGAGGCCCTGCACCGGCTTCCGGGCATAGGGCCCAAATCGGCGCAGCGTCTGGCCTTTTACCTCCTGGGGTGTTCGGAGGAAGAAGCCCTGGCCCTGGCCCGGGCCATAACCGAGGCGCGGGCCAAGATAAGGCCCTGCAGTGTTTGTGCCCACCTGACCGACATTGACCCCTGCTCTTTCTGTCGTGATCTTGCGCGGGACCGGAGTACGATATGCGTGGTAGAGCAGCCCCGGGACGTGGTGGCAATCGAGCGGACGGGAGAGTTTCGAGGACTTTACCACGTCCTGCACGGGGCGCTTTCGCCCTTGGACGGGATCGGACCGGAGGAGTTGCGGATAGCCCAGCTGATCAAGCGTCTGCAAGGCGGGGAGGTGCGGGAAGTTATTCTGGCCACGAACCCGAACCCCGAGGGCGAGGCTACCGCGCTTTACATCGCCCGGCTCTGCCGGCAACTGGGAATAAGAGTAACCCGCTTGGCCCACGGCCTGCCGGTGGGCGGAGACCTGGAATACGCGGACGAACTCACGTTAGGCCGGGCCCTGGCCGGGCGGCAGGAACTGGTATGA
- a CDS encoding YbaB/EbfC family nucleoid-associated protein has translation MGKMLKQVQKVQEQLAKMQEELAERQVEAGAGGGAVRAVANGRQELVAIEIAPELLQEGDVEMLQDLVLAAVNEALRKSQEMVAEAMGKITGGLKLPGLP, from the coding sequence ATGGGTAAGATGCTCAAGCAGGTGCAGAAAGTGCAGGAACAGTTGGCCAAGATGCAGGAGGAACTGGCCGAACGCCAGGTGGAAGCCGGGGCCGGAGGCGGTGCCGTTCGGGCGGTGGCCAACGGACGCCAGGAGCTGGTGGCAATAGAAATTGCCCCCGAACTGCTCCAGGAAGGCGATGTGGAAATGCTTCAGGATCTGGTTCTGGCGGCCGTCAACGAGGCCCTCCGCAAGAGCCAGGAGATGGTGGCCGAAGCTATGGGGAAGATAACCGGTGGGCTCAAGCTGCCGGGGTTGCCCTGA
- the dnaX gene encoding DNA polymerase III subunit gamma/tau, producing the protein MYVALYRKWRPQTFAAVVGQVHVTRTLRESLRQGRLAHAYLFAGPRGTGKTSTAKIFAKALNCLALADGEPCNRCPNCVAIAEGSFLDILEMDAASHRRIDDVRELQERLPFGPVQGRYKVYIIDEVHMLTPEAFNALLKTLEEPPAHVVFVLATTEPHKIPPTVLSRCLRFDFRPLSPREIGAYLLEVARDSGLELEERAAWALARLARGALRDALSLLEECAAYAGPRITEAEVQAVLGLLPEEQLLALGEALWRGDPAGVIELLAEAWSQGRQPQETVRELLSYLRDLLAVRLCPGRSDLIGLSPASHEVLRAHASLASPERVWRAVRVLAELEPQLRLTSQPEVLVELALLEAAEPQQGAEPTALTAPASTAGLAAPSSSAEELADKMPLPEAGAEWVPVERVNWWPQVMAAARRAPRLRALLSGVKAVAERGERLELGVGAEFHREELEKPANKAAVRELVAKIRGRTLEPVPVLVSAAGERPPETGSGERSLLEEALQLFGGRVVQHWDGPDAE; encoded by the coding sequence ATGTACGTTGCCTTGTATCGAAAATGGCGGCCCCAGACCTTTGCCGCCGTAGTGGGCCAGGTCCACGTCACCCGTACCCTGCGCGAGTCCTTGCGCCAGGGGCGGCTGGCCCATGCCTATCTCTTCGCCGGACCCCGGGGTACGGGTAAGACCAGCACGGCCAAGATCTTTGCCAAGGCCCTCAACTGTCTGGCCCTGGCGGACGGAGAACCGTGTAATCGGTGCCCGAACTGCGTAGCCATTGCCGAAGGTTCGTTCTTGGACATCCTGGAGATGGATGCCGCCTCCCACCGCCGGATCGACGACGTGCGGGAGTTGCAGGAGCGTCTGCCCTTCGGGCCCGTGCAGGGCCGCTACAAGGTATACATAATCGATGAGGTTCACATGTTGACCCCCGAGGCCTTTAACGCCTTGCTCAAGACCCTGGAGGAACCGCCGGCGCACGTGGTCTTCGTGTTGGCCACCACCGAGCCCCACAAGATACCGCCGACCGTGCTTTCCCGCTGCCTGCGTTTCGATTTTCGACCCCTGAGCCCACGGGAGATCGGCGCCTACCTCCTGGAGGTGGCCCGGGATTCGGGCCTGGAACTGGAGGAGCGGGCGGCCTGGGCTCTGGCCCGTCTTGCCCGGGGCGCCTTGCGGGATGCCTTAAGTCTGCTGGAGGAGTGTGCGGCCTACGCCGGTCCGCGGATCACCGAGGCAGAGGTTCAGGCCGTATTGGGGCTGCTCCCGGAGGAGCAACTGCTGGCCCTGGGTGAGGCCCTGTGGCGCGGAGACCCGGCCGGGGTGATCGAGCTTCTGGCAGAGGCCTGGAGCCAGGGGAGGCAGCCCCAGGAAACGGTGCGAGAACTCCTGAGTTACCTGCGAGACTTGCTGGCGGTAAGGCTCTGCCCGGGGCGATCCGACCTGATAGGGCTTTCGCCTGCCTCCCATGAAGTACTGCGGGCCCACGCTTCCCTCGCCTCCCCGGAGCGGGTGTGGCGGGCAGTTCGGGTACTGGCCGAGCTGGAGCCCCAGCTGCGGCTTACTTCCCAGCCGGAGGTTCTGGTGGAATTGGCGCTTCTGGAGGCGGCGGAGCCGCAACAGGGGGCGGAACCGACGGCCTTGACCGCGCCAGCGTCGACCGCGGGTCTCGCCGCGCCGTCCTCGTCCGCCGAGGAGTTGGCGGACAAGATGCCCCTACCGGAGGCGGGAGCAGAGTGGGTCCCGGTGGAACGGGTAAATTGGTGGCCCCAGGTAATGGCCGCCGCCCGCCGGGCCCCCAGGCTGCGGGCCCTCCTGAGCGGGGTAAAGGCGGTGGCGGAAAGAGGGGAGAGACTGGAGTTAGGGGTCGGAGCGGAGTTTCACAGGGAGGAACTGGAGAAACCGGCCAACAAGGCCGCGGTACGGGAATTGGTAGCTAAGATTCGCGGGCGAACTCTCGAACCGGTACCGGTGCTAGTTTCCGCGGCCGGAGAACGGCCTCCGGAGACCGGATCCGGCGAGCGTAGCCTGCTGGAGGAGGCCCTGCAGCTCTTCGGCGGCCGGGTGGTGCAGCATTGGGACGGACCGGATGCGGAATAG
- the tadA gene encoding tRNA adenosine(34) deaminase TadA produces MLEAENHEFFMREALLEAERALGLGEVPVGAVVVAGGEVLARACNLRESLRDPTAHAEVLALREAARKRGSWRLNGAAVYVTIEPCPMCAGALVQARVSLLVFGVRDPKAGSAGSLVNLVRFPGFNHRLEVVEGVLAEDCRRLIRGFFEAKRKQRDRGEVAELAEGARLEIE; encoded by the coding sequence ATTTTGGAAGCGGAGAACCACGAGTTCTTCATGCGGGAGGCCCTGCTGGAGGCCGAGCGGGCGTTGGGCTTGGGCGAGGTTCCCGTAGGTGCCGTGGTGGTCGCGGGCGGAGAGGTACTAGCCCGGGCCTGTAACCTACGGGAGAGTCTTCGGGACCCCACCGCCCACGCGGAAGTGCTGGCGCTGAGGGAGGCCGCCCGAAAACGGGGGAGCTGGCGGTTAAACGGTGCCGCCGTCTACGTTACCATCGAGCCTTGTCCCATGTGTGCCGGTGCCCTGGTGCAGGCGCGCGTGAGCCTGCTGGTCTTCGGTGTCCGGGACCCCAAGGCTGGCTCCGCAGGGAGCCTGGTGAACCTGGTTCGGTTTCCCGGGTTTAACCATCGCCTGGAGGTAGTGGAAGGGGTCCTGGCCGAAGACTGCCGGCGTCTGATCCGAGGGTTCTTTGAGGCCAAGCGTAAGCAGCGGGATCGCGGAGAGGTGGCTGAGTTGGCTGAAGGCGCTCGACTCGAAATCGAGTAG
- a CDS encoding aminotransferase class IV has translation MGWVWVNGRLLGEAEAAVPAGDPGFLYGEGLFETLAVCRGRPVLLDRHLERLAASAAWLGLPCPDRGMWLRALEEVTAANQVDEGWARLVLTRGAGRGLAIAAAGSGRRYPEEDYRRGWRAIISSYRQDQTSPLCRLKTLNYLPHLLARREARERGADEGLHLNLAGEVAEGAYSNVFLLREGELVTPPPESGLLPGITRAAVMELGVELGLVVRERPVRPEEFTEAEEAFLTSSLAWIMPLVEVEGRSIGSGRPGPITLALGRAYRRRVEEG, from the coding sequence ATGGGGTGGGTCTGGGTTAACGGCCGGCTGCTCGGGGAGGCCGAGGCCGCGGTTCCGGCGGGGGACCCGGGCTTCTTATACGGGGAGGGGCTCTTTGAAACCCTGGCGGTTTGCCGGGGCCGGCCGGTACTGCTGGACCGGCACCTGGAACGCCTGGCCGCCTCGGCGGCGTGGCTCGGCCTGCCGTGCCCGGACCGGGGCATGTGGTTAAGGGCGCTGGAGGAGGTTACAGCCGCCAATCAGGTGGATGAGGGCTGGGCCCGGCTGGTGCTCACCCGAGGGGCGGGACGGGGATTGGCGATAGCCGCGGCGGGTAGCGGCCGGCGCTACCCGGAAGAGGATTACCGCCGGGGCTGGCGCGCCATCATCTCCTCCTACCGTCAGGACCAGACCTCGCCCCTCTGCCGTCTGAAGACCCTGAACTACCTGCCGCACCTATTGGCCCGCCGGGAGGCCCGGGAGCGGGGGGCGGACGAGGGGTTGCACCTCAACCTGGCGGGAGAGGTGGCCGAAGGGGCCTACAGTAACGTGTTCCTGCTTCGGGAGGGGGAGTTGGTTACCCCCCCGCCCGAAAGCGGCCTGCTTCCGGGCATCACCCGGGCGGCAGTGATGGAACTGGGGGTGGAGTTGGGGCTGGTGGTGCGGGAGCGGCCGGTGCGGCCGGAAGAGTTCACCGAGGCCGAGGAGGCCTTCCTTACCAGCTCCTTGGCCTGGATCATGCCTCTGGTGGAGGTGGAGGGCCGCAGCATCGGCAGCGGCCGGCCGGGGCCCATAACGCTAGCCTTGGGCCGCGCCTACCGCCGCCGGGTAGAAGAAGGTTGA
- the pabB gene encoding aminodeoxychorismate synthase component I, producing MGGLQHLDLGARWSPEELGIKVAAQPNSFWLDSGLSHRRYGRYSFFGWDPFLVVRSEGRRVSVISEGRERTVAANPFELLKELLAAYRLPPQPELPPLWAGAVGYFGYDLCRHLERLPRTVADDLNLPDLWLGFYDRVLVYDHRYGRATVFSTGLPAPDGVARRRRARQRLEEARAVLEAPPPGGGASARPEPGPITIGSNFRPEDYVRAVARAREYIFAGDIFQVNLTQRFEAPLTTDPLSLYLRLRRLNPAPYAAYLNPPGMAVASSSPERFLCLRGRRVETRPIKGTRPRGTDPASDRALKRELWASEKDRAELAMIVDLERNDLGRTCEIGSVRVQRLYCLETYATVFHLVATVVGTLAPDRDFLDCLAGCFPGGSITGAPKIRAMEIIDELETVSRGVYTGAIGYVSFTGEAADLNIAIRTMVIKGDRVYFGAGGGIVADSVPELEYEESVTKARALMAAVQGGVRTAGEGSGVYGVGLG from the coding sequence GTGGGTGGCTTGCAACACCTAGACTTAGGCGCGAGGTGGTCCCCCGAGGAACTGGGCATAAAGGTGGCCGCCCAGCCTAACAGTTTCTGGCTGGACAGCGGCCTTAGTCACCGCCGTTACGGCCGCTATTCTTTCTTCGGTTGGGACCCCTTCCTGGTGGTGCGGAGCGAGGGCCGGCGGGTCAGCGTCATCTCCGAGGGGCGGGAGCGGACCGTGGCTGCCAACCCCTTCGAGCTGCTGAAGGAGTTGTTGGCCGCCTATCGGCTTCCCCCTCAACCGGAGCTGCCGCCTCTTTGGGCCGGAGCGGTGGGTTATTTCGGCTACGATCTTTGCCGCCACCTGGAACGCTTGCCCCGCACCGTAGCCGACGACCTCAATCTCCCAGATCTTTGGCTGGGCTTTTACGATCGGGTGCTGGTATACGATCACCGCTACGGCCGGGCAACGGTATTCTCCACCGGGCTTCCGGCCCCGGATGGGGTGGCCCGACGCCGCCGGGCTCGGCAGCGGCTGGAGGAGGCCCGGGCGGTTCTAGAAGCTCCACCGCCGGGCGGAGGCGCGTCGGCGCGGCCCGAACCGGGCCCGATTACCATAGGCTCCAATTTCCGGCCGGAAGACTACGTTCGGGCGGTGGCCCGGGCCCGAGAGTACATCTTTGCCGGAGACATCTTCCAGGTCAACCTCACCCAGCGGTTTGAGGCTCCTCTGACCACCGATCCCTTGAGCCTTTACCTGCGGCTGCGGCGCCTCAACCCGGCGCCCTACGCCGCCTACCTGAACCCCCCGGGGATGGCGGTGGCCAGCTCCTCGCCGGAGCGGTTCCTGTGCCTACGGGGCCGCCGGGTAGAAACCCGCCCCATAAAGGGAACCCGGCCGCGCGGCACCGATCCGGCCTCCGACCGGGCCCTGAAGCGCGAACTGTGGGCCAGCGAGAAGGACCGGGCGGAGCTGGCCATGATCGTGGACCTGGAGCGCAACGATCTGGGGCGCACCTGCGAGATCGGGTCGGTGCGGGTGCAGCGCCTTTACTGCTTAGAAACCTACGCGACGGTGTTCCACCTCGTGGCCACGGTGGTGGGAACCCTGGCTCCGGACCGGGACTTTCTCGACTGCCTGGCCGGGTGCTTCCCCGGCGGCTCTATCACCGGGGCTCCCAAGATTAGGGCTATGGAGATAATTGACGAGCTGGAAACCGTGTCCCGCGGCGTGTATACCGGGGCCATAGGCTACGTTTCCTTTACCGGCGAGGCGGCCGACCTTAACATCGCCATCCGGACCATGGTGATTAAAGGGGACCGGGTCTACTTCGGCGCCGGCGGGGGAATAGTGGCCGACTCCGTTCCCGAACTGGAGTATGAGGAGAGCGTGACCAAGGCCCGGGCGCTGATGGCCGCCGTGCAGGGCGGGGTGCGAACGGCAGGGGAAGGGAGCGGTGTCTATGGGGTGGGTCTGGGTTAA
- a CDS encoding aminodeoxychorismate/anthranilate synthase component II, with amino-acid sequence MRLLVIDNYDSFTFNLVQYLGEVGARCVVRRNDQITLDGIVELNPEAIVISPGPCTPNEAGISVECVRRFAGRYPILGVCLGHQAIGQAFGGRVVRAPYPVHGKTSEICHDGRGLYRGLPRPFRAARYHSLVVEEESLPGELAVSARNAEGLVMGLRHRRYLVEGVQFHPESILTPLGKHILANFLALARETNGGRGWVACNT; translated from the coding sequence GTGCGATTGCTCGTGATCGACAACTACGATTCCTTCACCTTTAATCTGGTTCAGTACCTGGGCGAGGTGGGCGCCAGGTGCGTGGTGCGGCGGAACGACCAAATTACCCTGGACGGGATTGTGGAGCTAAACCCGGAAGCCATCGTCATTTCCCCCGGCCCTTGTACCCCCAACGAGGCCGGGATCTCCGTGGAGTGCGTGCGCCGCTTCGCCGGCCGCTACCCCATCCTGGGGGTGTGCCTGGGGCATCAGGCCATCGGTCAGGCCTTCGGCGGCCGGGTGGTGCGGGCCCCTTACCCCGTGCACGGCAAGACTTCGGAGATCTGTCACGACGGCCGCGGCCTCTACCGCGGGCTTCCCCGGCCCTTTCGGGCGGCCCGCTACCATTCCTTGGTGGTGGAGGAAGAAAGCCTTCCCGGGGAACTGGCGGTGAGCGCCCGCAATGCGGAGGGGCTGGTCATGGGGCTACGCCACCGCCGCTATCTGGTTGAAGGGGTGCAATTTCATCCCGAATCTATTCTTACGCCTCTGGGCAAGCATATTCTGGCCAACTTCCTGGCTCTGGCCCGGGAAACGAACGGAGGGAGGGGGTGGGTGGCTTGCAACACCTAG
- a CDS encoding EAL domain-containing protein, which translates to MAISDYRIVPYFQPVFAADTGTVWGYEVLGRKVGPEGVESLGPFFHDPHVPGEEKLAVDRTLRRRALERFKRSGLEARLLLNIQPQWLIPLLTGQKRPPTLQILEELDLPAERIVIEISETEFAGDLEQLAELIANYRAAGCGIAVDDLGSGLSNLDRVSALRPDLLKVGGTLVTRAVREEATRYLLRALGGFAERAGSALVIEGVESPNELRLGLEAGARFYQGYLLGRPRQDLVREGEYPPLLREECRRFALEESQLESWRWAQMRHLEAIVADFSEANAANLAGYLRRLVPRLPPFCLRAYVCARNGEQVTPNYERVGDTWVEVPEFLGRNWCWRPYFVGAVAAAGAGRPTVSESYLDLHTRRRVWTFCRQLGKEWFLFIDVGVDQGK; encoded by the coding sequence TTGGCTATCTCGGATTACCGGATCGTGCCCTACTTTCAACCCGTATTCGCCGCTGACACCGGCACCGTCTGGGGCTACGAGGTGCTGGGGAGGAAAGTCGGTCCCGAGGGGGTAGAAAGTCTGGGCCCGTTCTTTCACGATCCCCACGTGCCCGGCGAGGAGAAATTGGCGGTGGACCGGACCCTTCGGCGGCGCGCCCTGGAAAGGTTCAAGAGAAGCGGTCTGGAGGCAAGACTGCTTCTTAACATCCAGCCCCAGTGGCTTATCCCTCTGCTTACCGGACAAAAAAGGCCGCCTACACTCCAAATTCTGGAGGAATTAGACCTTCCGGCCGAGCGAATCGTCATCGAAATCAGCGAGACCGAGTTCGCGGGGGATCTGGAGCAACTGGCCGAACTAATAGCCAATTATCGAGCCGCCGGGTGCGGTATTGCTGTTGACGACCTTGGAAGCGGTCTGAGTAACCTGGACCGGGTTAGTGCCCTCCGTCCGGACTTGCTTAAGGTGGGTGGCACCCTGGTAACCAGAGCGGTCAGGGAAGAAGCTACCCGTTACCTGCTTAGGGCTTTGGGCGGGTTTGCGGAACGGGCCGGATCGGCGCTGGTCATAGAAGGGGTCGAGAGCCCAAATGAATTACGTCTAGGGCTGGAAGCTGGGGCCCGTTTCTATCAAGGCTACCTCCTGGGCCGCCCGCGGCAGGACCTGGTGAGAGAAGGGGAATACCCCCCGCTCTTAAGAGAGGAGTGTAGGCGATTTGCCCTGGAGGAGTCGCAACTGGAGAGTTGGCGCTGGGCGCAGATGCGGCATCTGGAGGCCATAGTAGCCGATTTCTCTGAAGCTAACGCGGCGAACCTGGCGGGCTACCTGAGGCGACTGGTGCCCCGCCTGCCCCCGTTCTGCCTGCGGGCTTACGTCTGCGCCCGTAACGGCGAGCAGGTAACGCCCAACTACGAGAGGGTAGGGGACACCTGGGTGGAAGTGCCCGAGTTTCTGGGCCGCAATTGGTGTTGGCGGCCCTATTTTGTGGGAGCGGTCGCGGCCGCGGGTGCCGGCCGGCCGACCGTATCGGAGTCTTATCTCGATCTGCATACCCGCCGCCGGGTGTGGACTTTTTGCCGGCAGCTGGGAAAGGAATGGTTTCTCTTCATCGACGTAGGAGTGGACCAGGGAAAGTGA